Sequence from the Prosthecobacter debontii genome:
CCGCTATGCTTATAAGTTTAACATCAAGCTGCCCCTGAAGCAGCCCATGCAGTTCTAAAAAATGAGTTGGATCCAACAAAACAAAGGGCCGGCTGCCATCCTCGGCGTCACGGCGGCAGGCGTGGCAGGTCTCGGTTACATGCTGTTTTCCTCCTATTCCAGCTACTCCGCTACCCTGGAGCAGTTTGATTCGGTCAACACCAGCATTGCGGCCATGAAGAGTGCTGCGCTGGCACCCACTCCAGAAAACCTGGCTCTCAAGCAGAGCTTGGTGAAAGAGTTTACGGACGCCACCGGGCGTCTGTCGCTGGTGCTCAATAAGCTTCAGGTTAACAATGCGCCGACGACTGATACGGAGTTCCAGGCGAAGCTGAAGGCCAAGATTGCGGAATCACGCAAGACCGCCGCCGATCACGGCATGGGATTGCCTGCCGTTTATAATTTGGCCTTTGATCGCTACACCGGGGAATTGCCCAAGTCTAACGATGAAGCGACCGCACTTTCTGGTTATCTGGATGCGGTGGACACGCTTGTAAATACCTTCGCAAAAGCCGGAGTTAAGCAGCTTGAGATGCTGGAGCGTTCCGAACTGGATTCCGAAAAAGCGGCATCCACAAAGCCTGCTCCTCGTGCTGCGCAGACCCGTCCAGGTGTCCCCGGGCGTCCGGGTGCCCCAGCTG
This genomic interval carries:
- a CDS encoding Amuc_1100 family pilus-like protein, whose product is MSWIQQNKGPAAILGVTAAGVAGLGYMLFSSYSSYSATLEQFDSVNTSIAAMKSAALAPTPENLALKQSLVKEFTDATGRLSLVLNKLQVNNAPTTDTEFQAKLKAKIAESRKTAADHGMGLPAVYNLAFDRYTGELPKSNDEATALSGYLDAVDTLVNTFAKAGVKQLEMLERSELDSEKAASTKPAPRAAQTRPGVPGRPGAPAAAAPKLSERRQVKVLLTLDQAALQILLSNLASPSEMPYFTVVRLLRIENERKDGPLRSEANVPAPAQAVSEDGVSAPLVPTENQAVTTTRAAEPAPVDSVAVLGNEKLRVFMEIDLVYFLNAQTANAGTK